A region from the Gossypium hirsutum isolate 1008001.06 chromosome A08, Gossypium_hirsutum_v2.1, whole genome shotgun sequence genome encodes:
- the LOC107940858 gene encoding transcription factor MYB8, whose protein sequence is MGRSPCCSKVGLHKGPWTSREDTLLVNYIQAHDEGHWRSLPMKAGLLRCGKSCRLRWMNYLRPDIKRGNISPDEDDLIIRLHSLLGNRWSLIAGRLPGRTDNEIKNYWNTNLSKRLLSQGIDPNTHKTLPKPVVQQVKKKNNNRGSNNKQNPKKANATHEPAVIPKLHLPKPSRITTVFLPRNDSFDQCTRFSTVSSSQRGEGALDTEAIKCPWSEYVNDGEKGTGLLSDLECHSGLPATGDKNSLEKLYEEYLQLLRTDEDQLQLDDFAESFLI, encoded by the exons ATGGGTAGGTCTCCATGTTGTTCAAAAGTTGGGTTGCATAAAGGTCCATGGACTTCAAGAGAAGACACATTGCTTGTAAACTACATTCAAGCTCATGATGAAGGTCACTGGAGATCACTTCCCATGAAAGCTG GGCTACTTAGGTGTGGAAAGAGTTGCAGGCTGAGATGGATGAACTATCTAAGACCAGATATTAAAAGAGGGAATATATCCCCAGATGAAGACGATCTCATCATCAGATTACATTCTCTTCTCGGCAATCGTTGGTCTCTCATTGCCGGAAGGCTCCCGGGTCGAACTGATAACGAGATTAAAAACTACTGGAACACCAATCTGAGCAAAAGACTCCTAAGCCAAGGAATCGACCCCAATACCCACAAGACACTACCAAAGCCAGTAGTTCAACAAGTGAAGAAGAAAAACAACAACAGAGGCAGCAATAACAAGCAGAACCCGAAGAAGGCAAATGCAACACATGAGCCTGCAGTGATACCCAAACTCCATCTCCCAAAACCAAGTAGGATAACTACAGTTTTTTTACCCAGAAACGACAGCTTCGACCAATGTACTAGGTTTAGCACAGTGTCTTCGAGCCAACGAGGGGAAGGGGCTTTAGATACCGAAGCTATAAAATGCCCTTGGTCAGAATATGTCAACGATGGTGAAAAGGGGACTGGGCTGCTTTCAGATTTGGAGTGCCACTCTGGTTTACCAGCAACTGGAGACAAGAATTCTCTAGAGAAGCTTTACGAAGAGTATCTGCAGCTTTTGAGGACAGACGAAGATCAACTGCAGTTGGATGATTTCGCTGAATCATTTCTCATCTGA